In Streptomyces hawaiiensis, one genomic interval encodes:
- a CDS encoding DUF6069 family protein, translating into MSVSTPQIQATRTESRSTARLLLTGPVWLVGVLAALAGAVVTEAFALATRAAGVPMEAAGPGATEAAEIPVGGFFGGVVFWSVAGIVLAVALARWAERPARTFTVTTVALTALSLAGPAVAPHTATSTQIVLAASHVVAAAVIVPLLARRLSHGQR; encoded by the coding sequence ATGAGTGTGTCGACGCCTCAGATCCAGGCCACGCGGACCGAGTCCCGGAGCACCGCCCGCCTCCTTCTCACGGGCCCCGTATGGCTGGTCGGCGTTCTGGCGGCCCTCGCCGGAGCCGTGGTGACGGAGGCGTTCGCGCTCGCCACGCGGGCCGCCGGTGTCCCCATGGAGGCGGCCGGTCCCGGGGCCACGGAGGCCGCGGAGATCCCGGTGGGAGGCTTCTTCGGCGGAGTGGTGTTCTGGTCGGTCGCCGGAATCGTGCTCGCGGTCGCCCTCGCCCGCTGGGCCGAGCGGCCCGCCCGCACCTTCACGGTGACCACCGTCGCGCTCACCGCACTGTCCCTCGCCGGCCCGGCCGTCGCCCCGCACACCGCCACGTCCACCCAGATCGTCCTGGCCGCGTCCCACGTGGTGGCCGCCGCGGTCATCGTCCCGCTGCTGGCGCGAAGGCTCTCCCACGGGCAGCGCTGA
- a CDS encoding NAD-dependent malic enzyme: MDQQTKYPRPTTSPAVTTLADPLVNKGTAFSRRERQELGLDGLLPPAVETLDEQVARAYEAFHGYDKPLNRHIYLRQLQDTNEVLFYRLVTEYLEELLPVVYTPTVGEACQKFSEIYRRPRGLFLTWEDRHRFGDILRNRPHRDHDVDVIVVTDGQRILGLGDQGVGGMGIPVGKLSLYTAIGGIHPARTLPILLDVGTDNETLLDNPRYLGRRARRLTGAEYDEMIEAFVSAVEAELPGTLLQWEDFATAHAHPILARYRDRLLTFNDDIQGTAAVTLGALSTAADVAGTPLPEQRVVILGAGSAAIGVADMIRTAMIDEGLPEDEATARFWILDVDGLLVSSRSELTPQQRMFARDDSEVADWDGTGLAEVVRHVEPTALIGLSTAHGAFTEEIVRQMASTCERPVVFPLSNPTSHSEAEPADLTRWTDGRALIATGSPFPPLTVDGREVPVAQSNNVYVFPAMGLAVTASRATRVTDRMLVAAARAVARCAVRAADGDDGPVPLLPPLTGMRESAREIALAAALAAVEDGVAPQATEEELRKAVARAQWTPLYED, encoded by the coding sequence ATGGACCAGCAGACGAAATACCCCCGCCCCACCACCAGCCCCGCCGTCACGACCCTGGCCGACCCGCTGGTCAACAAGGGCACCGCCTTCAGCCGGCGCGAACGCCAGGAGCTGGGACTCGACGGACTGCTGCCGCCCGCGGTGGAGACCCTGGACGAGCAGGTTGCCCGCGCCTACGAGGCGTTCCACGGCTACGACAAGCCCCTCAACCGGCACATCTACCTGCGACAGCTCCAGGACACCAACGAGGTGCTCTTCTACCGTCTCGTCACCGAGTACCTGGAGGAGCTGCTGCCCGTCGTCTACACGCCGACGGTGGGCGAGGCCTGCCAGAAGTTCAGCGAGATCTACCGCCGGCCGCGCGGTCTGTTCCTGACCTGGGAGGACCGGCACCGCTTCGGTGACATCCTGCGCAACCGCCCGCACCGGGACCACGACGTGGACGTCATCGTCGTCACCGACGGGCAGCGCATCCTCGGCCTGGGCGACCAGGGCGTCGGCGGCATGGGCATCCCCGTCGGCAAGCTCAGCCTCTACACCGCGATCGGCGGCATCCATCCCGCCCGCACCCTGCCGATCCTGCTGGACGTCGGCACCGACAACGAGACCCTGCTCGACAACCCCCGCTACCTGGGCCGCCGCGCACGGCGGCTGACCGGCGCCGAGTACGACGAGATGATCGAGGCGTTCGTCTCGGCGGTCGAGGCGGAACTGCCCGGAACGCTGCTGCAGTGGGAGGACTTCGCCACCGCCCACGCCCACCCCATCCTCGCCCGCTACCGCGACCGGCTGCTCACGTTCAACGACGACATCCAGGGCACCGCGGCCGTCACGCTCGGCGCCCTGTCCACCGCGGCGGACGTGGCCGGTACCCCGCTGCCCGAGCAGCGCGTGGTGATCCTGGGCGCGGGGTCGGCCGCCATCGGCGTCGCCGACATGATCCGTACGGCCATGATCGATGAGGGCCTGCCGGAGGACGAGGCCACGGCACGGTTCTGGATCCTCGACGTCGACGGCCTGCTGGTGTCCTCACGGTCCGAACTGACGCCGCAGCAGCGGATGTTCGCGCGCGACGACAGCGAGGTGGCCGACTGGGACGGCACCGGCCTCGCCGAAGTGGTGCGCCACGTCGAGCCGACGGCGCTCATCGGGCTGTCTACGGCGCACGGCGCGTTCACCGAGGAGATCGTGCGGCAGATGGCCTCGACCTGCGAACGGCCCGTCGTCTTCCCGCTCTCCAACCCCACCTCGCACTCCGAGGCCGAACCCGCGGACCTCACCCGGTGGACCGACGGGCGGGCGCTGATCGCCACCGGCTCGCCCTTCCCGCCGTTGACGGTCGACGGGCGAGAGGTGCCCGTGGCGCAGTCGAACAACGTGTACGTCTTCCCGGCCATGGGCCTCGCGGTGACCGCGAGCCGGGCCACGCGGGTCACGGACCGCATGCTCGTGGCCGCCGCCCGAGCCGTCGCGCGGTGCGCGGTGCGGGCGGCGGACGGCGACGACGGTCCCGTACCGCTGCTGCCGCCCCTGACCGGGATGCGGGAGTCCGCCCGCGAGATCGCCCTGGCCGCGGCCCTCGCCGCCGTCGAGGACGGGGTGGCCCCGCAGGCCACGGAGGAGGAGCTGCGCAAGGCCGTCGCCCGGGCGCAGTGGACGCCCCTGTACGAGGACTAG
- a CDS encoding MDR family MFS transporter, producing MSNRQILQAMSGLMAGMFVAILAGTVVSNALPRIIADLGASQSSYTWVVTAELLAMTATVPLWGKLSDLYNQKLLLQLSLGLFVVGSLLAGFSHDVGLLIFSRVAQGVGAGGLTALAQVVMAAIIPPRRLGKYAGIFGAVFAVGTVAGPLIGGVLVDTSWLGWRWCFFIGVPFALLAIALLQRTLHLPTVRREAKIDYLGAFLIVAGVCALLIWVTLAGNRFDWASWQTAVLTGGGVALLVAAVFVEAKVAEPVIPLGIFRNRTVTLTTVASLFVGVAMFGGTVFLSQYFQVALGKSPTVAGLMSLPMILGLLLSSTVAGQVISATGRWKVYLVAGGVTMTVGLALLSTISADTHFALLSLYMAVMGIGVGMLMQNLVLAAQNDVPAAELGAATSVLSFFRSMGGTIGTSVLGAILANRVASEMTKSLAGAGAAAAGGDQAGHGGVPDMTTLPAPMRDIVEHAYGVATAELFLVATPFAALALIAVLFVKEKPLKTTSGMERLSEESAESGKAAVTGGGPLPRVDADA from the coding sequence ATGTCCAACCGGCAGATACTCCAGGCCATGTCAGGGCTGATGGCCGGCATGTTCGTCGCCATCCTGGCCGGCACCGTGGTCTCCAACGCGCTGCCCCGGATCATCGCCGACCTCGGGGCAAGCCAGTCCTCCTACACCTGGGTCGTCACCGCCGAACTGCTCGCCATGACGGCGACGGTGCCGCTGTGGGGCAAGCTGTCCGACCTCTACAACCAGAAGCTGCTGCTTCAGCTCTCCCTCGGCCTGTTCGTCGTCGGCTCGCTGCTGGCGGGCTTCTCCCACGACGTCGGCCTGCTCATCTTCAGCCGCGTCGCCCAGGGCGTCGGCGCGGGCGGCCTCACCGCGCTCGCGCAGGTCGTCATGGCGGCGATCATCCCGCCGCGCAGGCTGGGCAAGTACGCGGGCATCTTCGGCGCCGTGTTCGCCGTCGGAACCGTCGCCGGCCCGCTGATCGGCGGCGTCCTGGTGGACACCTCCTGGCTCGGCTGGCGCTGGTGCTTCTTCATCGGCGTGCCCTTCGCCCTGCTCGCCATCGCCCTGCTCCAGCGCACCCTGCACCTGCCCACCGTCCGCCGCGAGGCGAAAATCGACTACCTGGGTGCCTTCCTCATCGTCGCGGGTGTCTGCGCGCTGCTGATCTGGGTCACCCTCGCCGGGAACCGGTTCGACTGGGCGTCGTGGCAGACGGCCGTACTGACCGGCGGGGGAGTGGCGCTGCTGGTCGCCGCGGTGTTCGTCGAGGCGAAGGTCGCCGAGCCGGTCATTCCGCTGGGCATCTTCCGCAACCGCACGGTGACGCTGACCACCGTCGCCAGCCTGTTCGTGGGCGTCGCCATGTTCGGCGGCACGGTCTTCCTGTCGCAGTACTTCCAGGTCGCCCTGGGCAAGTCCCCGACGGTCGCGGGCCTGATGAGCCTGCCCATGATCCTGGGCCTGCTGCTCTCCTCCACCGTCGCCGGGCAGGTCATCAGCGCGACCGGCCGGTGGAAGGTGTACCTCGTCGCGGGCGGCGTCACGATGACGGTGGGTCTCGCACTGCTGTCCACGATCTCGGCCGACACTCACTTCGCTCTGCTCAGCCTCTACATGGCGGTCATGGGCATCGGCGTCGGCATGCTGATGCAGAACCTGGTGCTGGCCGCGCAGAACGACGTCCCGGCGGCCGAACTGGGCGCCGCCACCTCGGTGCTGTCCTTCTTCCGCAGCATGGGCGGCACCATCGGAACCAGCGTGCTCGGCGCGATCCTGGCCAACCGTGTCGCCTCGGAGATGACCAAGAGCCTGGCGGGAGCGGGAGCCGCCGCCGCGGGCGGAGACCAGGCCGGGCACGGCGGCGTTCCGGACATGACCACCCTGCCGGCCCCGATGCGGGACATCGTCGAGCACGCCTACGGTGTCGCCACGGCCGAACTCTTCCTCGTCGCCACGCCCTTCGCCGCGCTCGCGCTGATCGCCGTGCTGTTCGTCAAGGAGAAGCCGCTGAAGACCACGAGCGGCATGGAACGGCTCTCGGAGGAGTCCGCGGAATCCGGCAAGGCCGCGGTCACGGGCGGCGGCCCCCTTCCGCGCGTCGACGCGGACGCCTGA